In the genome of Arachis stenosperma cultivar V10309 chromosome 6, arast.V10309.gnm1.PFL2, whole genome shotgun sequence, the window CGCTCAATGCGGTGATCGCTCCAATCGCTGCGCCTGATCAAATGCTGAACTAGCCTGTAGGTCGGATGAGGTGTTGAtgagggtggtggtggtggctgACTGGCCGATGCTGATAGTACAGAGGGTCCGGTTGCTGCTATAGAAGATGATGGGCCAGATGCTGCTGCTGTTGAAGAAGGAGGTGGCCTACTTACTGCTACTGCTGCTGAGCGGGCTCTGGATTTATGCGGGGCTGGTCTCTCATCCACCCAAGTCCCCCACGGAATCACTTTCTCCTTTCCATAGATCGGGGGTGGCAACTCATCATCCTGGTGCCAGGGTGCACAAACCCGCTGACACATCTTTGCGACAAAGGCATGGAAAAGAAGTGTGTGACGGACATGCGCTCGCTACATATACTTCCTGATCAGGTGAGGGAAATACAGCTGGTGACCCTCCATAATACAC includes:
- the LOC130934048 gene encoding uncharacterized protein LOC130934048, which codes for MGDGRQQNEIQRDDVRLSDSGGEDMAADLCPLCDVYHALLIDSGRYARSDQVYYGGSPAVFPSPDQEDDELPPPIYGKEKVIPWGTWVDERPAPHKSRARSAAVAVSRPPPSSTAAASGPSSSIAATGPSVLSASASQPPPPPSSTPHPTYRLVQHLIRRSDWSDHRIERHFRRMTQMLASLGAIIPPDSDTSEHSEEEADHQEEAGQAEVPLETQASPLPRPQPQP